One genomic window of Sphingopyxis sp. OPL5 includes the following:
- the aroC gene encoding chorismate synthase: MSFNSFGRVFRFTTWGESHGPALGAVIDGCPPRLSLSEGDIQPFLDKRRPGQSRHTTQRQEPDQVRILSGVFEGKTTGTPISLMIDNVDQRSKDYGEIAQAYRPGHADYAYDAKYGIRDYRGGGRSSARETAARVAAGGVARLVIPEVQIHAWVAEIGGDAIDPANFDLEEIDRNPFFCPDPAAAQRWEGLMDSARKSGSSLGAVIECAASGVPAGWGAPIYAKLDSDLAAAMMGINAVKGVEIGAGFHAARLRGEENADPMRPASDGSNRPDFLSNNAGGIAGGISTGQPVVVRVAFKPTSSILTPVPTINKAGEAADIVTKGRHDPCVGIRGAPVVEAMMALVLADHKLLHRAQNG, from the coding sequence ATGAGTTTCAACAGCTTCGGACGCGTCTTTCGCTTCACGACCTGGGGGGAAAGCCATGGTCCCGCGCTCGGCGCTGTCATCGACGGCTGCCCGCCGCGCCTGTCGCTCAGCGAAGGTGACATCCAGCCGTTCCTCGACAAGCGCCGCCCCGGCCAGTCGCGCCACACAACGCAGCGGCAGGAGCCCGACCAGGTGCGCATCCTGTCGGGGGTGTTCGAGGGCAAGACCACCGGCACGCCGATCAGCCTGATGATCGACAATGTCGACCAGCGATCGAAGGACTATGGCGAGATCGCGCAGGCCTATCGCCCCGGCCACGCCGATTATGCCTATGACGCGAAGTATGGCATCCGCGACTATCGCGGCGGCGGCCGGTCGAGCGCGCGCGAGACCGCGGCGCGGGTCGCCGCGGGCGGCGTCGCGCGGCTGGTGATCCCCGAAGTGCAGATCCATGCCTGGGTCGCCGAAATCGGCGGTGATGCGATCGATCCGGCGAACTTCGACCTCGAGGAAATCGACCGCAATCCGTTTTTCTGTCCCGATCCCGCCGCGGCGCAGCGCTGGGAAGGGCTGATGGACTCCGCACGCAAATCGGGGAGCTCGCTCGGCGCCGTCATCGAATGCGCCGCGAGCGGCGTCCCCGCCGGCTGGGGCGCCCCGATCTATGCCAAGCTCGACAGCGACCTTGCCGCCGCGATGATGGGGATCAACGCCGTCAAGGGCGTCGAGATCGGTGCGGGTTTCCACGCGGCGCGGCTGCGCGGCGAAGAAAACGCCGACCCGATGCGCCCCGCGAGTGACGGCAGCAATCGCCCTGATTTCCTGTCGAACAACGCCGGCGGCATCGCGGGTGGCATCTCGACCGGCCAGCCCGTCGTCGTGCGCGTCGCGTTCAAACCGACCAGCTCGATCCTGACCCCGGTGCCGACGATCAACAAGGCGGGCGAGGCTGCCGACATCGTCACCAAGGGCCGCCATGACCCCTGCGTCGGCATCCGCGGTGCCCCCGTGGTCGAAGCGATGATGGCGCTTGTCCTCGCCGACCACAAGTTGCTGCACAGAGCCCAAAACGGCTGA
- a CDS encoding GNAT family N-acetyltransferase codes for MTTTIRPATAKDADAIDTVIRAAFAGTDFGHQGEAELVWMVGEDGDTLVSLIAERGGAVAGHVLFSRMAIEADGAALSGAGLAPVSVLPELQGQGIGDALIRAGLYALREQGVAISFVLGHTAYYPRFGYSPDLASRFASPFAGPHFMAMMLDSHAAWPLGGRADYAPAFGRLG; via the coding sequence ATGACCACCACGATAAGGCCCGCGACCGCAAAAGACGCCGACGCCATCGACACCGTCATCCGCGCCGCCTTCGCCGGCACCGATTTCGGTCATCAGGGTGAAGCCGAACTGGTGTGGATGGTGGGCGAGGACGGCGACACGCTGGTGTCGCTGATTGCCGAACGGGGCGGCGCTGTCGCCGGGCATGTGCTGTTCAGCCGGATGGCTATCGAGGCCGACGGCGCCGCGCTATCGGGTGCCGGTCTCGCGCCGGTGTCGGTTCTACCCGAACTGCAGGGGCAGGGCATCGGCGACGCGCTGATCCGCGCCGGGCTCTACGCGCTTCGCGAACAAGGCGTGGCGATCAGCTTCGTCCTCGGTCATACCGCCTATTACCCCCGTTTTGGTTATTCGCCCGACCTCGCATCGCGCTTCGCATCGCCCTTTGCAGGGCCGCATTTCATGGCGATGATGCTGGACTCGCACGCGGCTTGGCCGCTAGGCGGACGGGCGGACTATGCACCCGCATTCGGTCGCTTGGGGTAG
- the fabI gene encoding enoyl-ACP reductase FabI produces the protein MTGLMQGKRGLIMGLANDKSLAWGIAKALHGAGAELAFSYQGDVMLKRVKPLADELGCDFLIDCDVSDMDNLDAAFATLAARWPTIDFVVHAIGYTNKEALRGAYADVTLDDFLMTMNISVYSFTAVAKRAQAMMTPFDPETGKGGGSLLTLSYYGAEKVIPHYNVMGVAKSALETSVKYLANDYGPQGVRVNAISAGPIKTLAASGIGDFRLILKWNEYNAPLRRNVTIDDVGGSALYLLSDLASGVTGETHHVDAGYHTIGMKQEDAPDIALA, from the coding sequence ATGACGGGTCTGATGCAGGGCAAACGCGGGCTGATCATGGGGCTCGCCAACGACAAGTCGCTCGCCTGGGGCATTGCCAAGGCGCTGCACGGCGCGGGCGCCGAACTGGCGTTCAGCTATCAGGGCGACGTGATGCTCAAGCGCGTGAAGCCGCTCGCCGACGAGCTTGGCTGCGATTTCCTGATCGATTGCGACGTGTCCGACATGGACAATCTCGACGCCGCCTTCGCGACGCTGGCCGCGCGCTGGCCGACGATCGATTTCGTCGTCCATGCCATAGGTTACACCAACAAGGAAGCGCTGCGCGGGGCGTATGCCGATGTCACGCTGGACGATTTCCTGATGACGATGAACATCAGCGTCTACAGCTTCACCGCGGTCGCGAAGCGCGCTCAGGCGATGATGACGCCGTTCGATCCCGAAACCGGCAAGGGCGGCGGCTCGCTTTTGACACTCAGCTATTATGGCGCCGAGAAGGTGATCCCGCACTATAACGTCATGGGCGTCGCCAAATCGGCCCTCGAAACCAGCGTCAAATATCTCGCGAATGACTACGGGCCGCAGGGGGTGCGCGTGAACGCGATCTCGGCGGGGCCGATCAAGACGCTGGCCGCGAGCGGCATCGGCGATTTCCGCCTGATCCTGAAATGGAACGAGTATAACGCCCCGCTGCGCCGCAACGTCACCATCGACGACGTCGGCGGCTCGGCGCTCTATCTGCTCAGCGACCTCGCGAGCGGGGTCACCGGCGAAACCCATCATGTCGATGCGGGCTATCACACCATCGGCATGAAGCAGGAAGATGCGCCGGACATCGCGCTGGCTTAA
- a CDS encoding YihY/virulence factor BrkB family protein, producing the protein MAEATEKKIVAELEREVAQEVGKEFLAEGHSPHSPEARAERAKRVKLRARAQGVIDRGRETLGPGTRVFRILRRVVVGTYTDGFIHAGNLAYLALIALFPFFILLAAAFSIFGGSVGGEAAIEAVFSTMPPTVAKALSGPIREVMTARTGIFLWLGALVALWTVGSLIETVRDILRRAYGTHFSKGFFHYRLLSIGIITGAVVLMLLSFSMQVLIVGIEQFVTRVLPERFQSVGVVAISRGVSGAGLFLAIYMLFYSLTPSKYRRKQFPKWPGALFTTLWWIGVTLALPPLLASLLSYDATYGSLAGVMVALFFFYLVGLGMVMGAELNAALVEVEDLGHDAIGRVDDIIIEKTGDTK; encoded by the coding sequence GTGGCTGAGGCGACCGAGAAGAAGATCGTCGCCGAACTGGAGCGCGAGGTCGCCCAAGAGGTGGGCAAGGAGTTCCTCGCCGAAGGTCATTCGCCGCATTCGCCCGAAGCCCGCGCCGAGCGTGCCAAGCGCGTCAAGCTGCGTGCGCGGGCGCAGGGGGTCATCGACCGCGGGCGTGAGACGCTCGGCCCCGGCACCCGCGTCTTCCGGATTTTACGCCGCGTCGTCGTCGGCACCTATACCGACGGTTTCATCCACGCGGGCAATCTCGCCTACCTGGCGCTGATCGCGCTGTTCCCCTTCTTCATCCTGCTCGCCGCCGCCTTTTCGATCTTCGGCGGCAGCGTCGGCGGCGAAGCGGCGATCGAGGCGGTGTTCTCGACGATGCCGCCGACCGTCGCCAAGGCGCTGTCGGGCCCGATTCGTGAGGTGATGACCGCGCGCACCGGCATTTTCCTGTGGCTCGGCGCGCTCGTCGCGCTGTGGACCGTGGGCAGCCTGATCGAGACGGTGCGCGACATATTGCGCCGCGCCTATGGCACCCATTTTTCCAAGGGGTTTTTCCACTATCGGCTGTTGTCGATCGGCATCATCACCGGCGCGGTCGTGCTGATGCTGTTGTCGTTCAGCATGCAGGTGCTGATCGTCGGCATCGAACAATTCGTCACCCGGGTGCTGCCCGAACGCTTCCAGTCGGTCGGGGTGGTAGCCATTTCGCGCGGGGTGTCGGGCGCGGGGCTGTTCCTCGCCATCTATATGCTGTTCTACAGCCTGACCCCGTCGAAATATCGCCGCAAACAATTCCCCAAATGGCCGGGAGCGCTGTTCACCACCCTGTGGTGGATCGGGGTGACGCTGGCGCTGCCGCCGCTGCTCGCCAGCCTGCTCAGCTATGACGCAACCTATGGCAGCCTCGCGGGTGTCATGGTCGCACTGTTCTTTTTCTACCTCGTCGGATTGGGTATGGTGATGGGCGCCGAATTGAACGCCGCGCTCGTCGAGGTTGAGGATTTGGGCCACGACGCTATTGGGCGCGTCGACGATATCATTATTGAAAAGACCGGAGACACAAAATGA
- a CDS encoding DnaJ C-terminal domain-containing protein: MADPYSTLGVAKSASEAEIKSAYRKLAKELHPDKNKDNPKASEKFSDVTKAYDILSDKTKRGQFDRGEIDGEGNPAMPFGYGGGGGFRGDQRSGPGGFSGFGNEGSDFGGIFDELFGGRGGGGGGGGPFGGFGGRSAPPQKGANVSYRLGVSFVDAATQAPQRITLADGGTIDLKLPAGVETGTQMRLGGKGQPGPGGHGDGIVTISVKDHPFYVRDGANIRLDLPVTLNEAVLGAKIKVPTVDGPVMLSIPAGSTSGKVMRLKGKGFSQKNGERGDQLVRLVVDLPAGDTALTQFVGEWTDARAVRADLGV; the protein is encoded by the coding sequence ATGGCAGATCCCTATTCCACCCTTGGCGTCGCAAAGAGCGCAAGCGAAGCGGAAATCAAATCCGCGTACCGCAAACTCGCCAAGGAATTGCACCCCGACAAGAACAAGGACAATCCGAAGGCGTCGGAGAAATTCTCCGACGTCACCAAGGCCTATGACATCTTGTCGGACAAGACCAAGCGTGGCCAGTTCGATCGCGGCGAGATCGACGGCGAAGGCAATCCGGCGATGCCCTTCGGCTATGGCGGCGGCGGTGGATTCCGTGGCGACCAGCGGAGCGGTCCTGGCGGGTTCAGCGGCTTCGGCAACGAAGGCAGCGATTTCGGCGGCATTTTCGACGAGTTGTTCGGCGGGCGCGGCGGCGGTGGCGGGGGCGGCGGACCGTTCGGCGGTTTCGGTGGGCGCAGCGCGCCGCCGCAAAAGGGCGCCAACGTCTCCTATCGCCTTGGCGTGTCCTTCGTCGATGCGGCAACGCAGGCACCGCAGCGGATCACGCTGGCCGACGGCGGTACGATCGATCTGAAACTGCCCGCCGGGGTCGAGACGGGAACGCAGATGCGCCTCGGCGGTAAGGGGCAGCCGGGGCCGGGCGGCCATGGCGACGGTATCGTGACGATCAGCGTCAAGGACCATCCCTTCTATGTCCGCGACGGGGCGAACATTCGCCTCGACCTGCCGGTGACGTTGAACGAGGCGGTGCTGGGGGCGAAGATCAAGGTGCCGACGGTCGATGGTCCGGTGATGCTGTCGATCCCCGCCGGTTCGACCTCGGGCAAGGTCATGCGGCTCAAGGGCAAGGGCTTCAGCCAGAAGAATGGCGAGCGCGGCGACCAGCTGGTGCGGCTCGTCGTCGACCTGCCCGCCGGCGATACGGCGCTGACCCAATTCGTCGGCGAATGGACCGACGCGCGTGCCGTACGCGCGGACCTTGGCGTGTGA
- the pdxH gene encoding pyridoxamine 5'-phosphate oxidase: MSNDPFPQFDAWFAEARASEQNDANAMALATTTAAGHPSLRMVLLKGHGPDGFVFYTNLDSRKGGELAANPHVALLFHWKSLRRQIRIEGPVAPVDDATADAYFATRSRDSQLGAWASDQSRPLDGRATFEARFADMQARFEGQDVPRPPRWSGWRVTPGRIEYWQDREHRLHERTLFVREGDGWSKGLLYP, encoded by the coding sequence ATGAGCAACGACCCTTTCCCCCAGTTCGACGCCTGGTTCGCCGAAGCACGGGCCAGCGAGCAGAATGACGCCAATGCGATGGCGCTGGCGACCACGACCGCCGCCGGGCATCCGTCGCTGCGCATGGTACTGCTCAAGGGCCATGGACCCGACGGGTTCGTCTTCTACACCAACCTCGACAGCCGCAAGGGGGGCGAACTCGCCGCCAATCCGCATGTCGCTCTGCTCTTTCACTGGAAATCACTGCGCCGCCAGATCCGGATCGAGGGGCCGGTCGCCCCGGTCGACGACGCCACCGCCGATGCCTATTTCGCGACGCGCAGCCGCGACAGCCAGCTCGGCGCCTGGGCCAGCGATCAGTCGCGCCCGCTCGACGGGCGTGCGACGTTCGAGGCACGCTTTGCGGACATGCAGGCGCGGTTCGAGGGACAGGACGTGCCGCGCCCGCCGCGCTGGTCAGGCTGGCGCGTCACGCCCGGCCGCATCGAATATTGGCAGGATCGGGAACATCGCCTCCACGAGCGCACGCTGTTCGTGCGCGAGGGTGACGGCTGGTCGAAAGGACTTCTCTACCCATGA
- a CDS encoding PhzF family phenazine biosynthesis protein, protein MSWRRFPITQVDAFADRPFAGNPAAVMPLDEWLADDVLQAIAAENNLAETAFLIPDESGDADYELRWFTPGVEVALCGHATLASGHVLLSAAPWRDDMRFRTRKAGILRVAREGDDGYKMALPAYPPAPKVMSDIAKAMGGAPVETLWHPGGYALIVYADAANVRALDPDLRALKEGGDVLYIATARGDGDPSGADVVSRCFAPGAGIDEDPVTGSAHSVLTPYWVAQLGRDRFAAYQASKRGGHVGCRLDGAMVELSGTCVTTLVGEFLL, encoded by the coding sequence ATGAGCTGGCGCCGTTTTCCGATCACCCAGGTCGACGCCTTTGCCGACCGGCCGTTCGCGGGCAATCCGGCCGCGGTGATGCCCCTCGACGAGTGGCTCGCCGACGATGTTCTGCAGGCGATCGCCGCCGAAAACAACCTCGCCGAAACCGCCTTCCTGATCCCCGACGAAAGCGGCGACGCCGATTATGAGCTGCGCTGGTTCACGCCGGGGGTGGAGGTCGCGCTGTGCGGTCATGCGACGCTCGCGAGCGGACATGTGCTGCTCAGCGCCGCGCCCTGGCGCGACGACATGCGCTTTCGCACCCGCAAGGCCGGCATCTTGCGCGTCGCGCGCGAGGGCGACGATGGGTACAAGATGGCGCTGCCCGCCTATCCACCCGCCCCGAAAGTGATGTCCGACATCGCCAAGGCGATGGGCGGCGCGCCGGTCGAAACGCTGTGGCACCCCGGCGGCTATGCGCTGATCGTCTATGCCGACGCCGCGAATGTCCGCGCGCTCGATCCCGACTTGCGCGCGCTGAAAGAGGGCGGCGATGTGCTCTATATCGCGACCGCGCGTGGCGACGGCGATCCGTCGGGCGCCGATGTCGTCAGCCGCTGCTTCGCGCCGGGCGCCGGGATCGACGAGGACCCGGTAACCGGATCGGCGCACAGCGTGCTCACCCCCTATTGGGTGGCGCAACTCGGCCGCGACCGTTTCGCCGCCTATCAGGCGAGCAAGCGCGGCGGCCATGTCGGGTGCCGGCTGGACGGCGCGATGGTCGAGCTCAGCGGCACCTGCGTCACGACGCTGGTGGGTGAGTTCCTGCTATAA
- a CDS encoding serine hydrolase domain-containing protein, with protein sequence MITKKAMLASAALALFGVWSLTHAAGSATIAPAAPGPAIGVPMPKGAVETSTPLPALAPAIKAKADALFADADAVGETRALYVLRDGQPIYERYGEGFGPDSKLISWSMAKSITAVLTGFLVADGQLSLDGPAPVAAWQRSGDPRGAIGLKHLLHMSSGLEHVENGDPVWQGDTVTMLFGTGAPDMAAFAEAKPAAAQPDEVFNYSSATSVILADILADTLTPSKSPDARREAMRDFIGGRLAEPLGMTSLTPEFDAAGTMIGGSIMHATARDYAKFGEFLRNHGVVNGQRLLPESWMSFMLAPSPRDPGYGGHIWLNRPRPRGADVALWPDRGPNDLFACIGHQGQYIIVSPSQRVTIVRLGITKDDQFPELRRHLADLTEAL encoded by the coding sequence ATGATCACGAAAAAAGCCATGCTGGCAAGTGCCGCGCTCGCGCTGTTCGGTGTCTGGTCGCTGACCCATGCCGCGGGTTCCGCGACGATCGCGCCCGCCGCACCCGGCCCGGCGATCGGCGTGCCGATGCCGAAGGGCGCGGTCGAGACCTCGACGCCGCTGCCCGCGCTGGCGCCTGCGATCAAGGCAAAGGCCGACGCGCTGTTCGCCGATGCCGACGCGGTGGGCGAAACGCGCGCGCTCTATGTGCTGCGCGATGGCCAGCCGATCTACGAACGCTATGGCGAAGGTTTCGGCCCCGACTCCAAATTGATCAGCTGGTCGATGGCGAAAAGCATCACCGCTGTGCTCACCGGCTTCCTCGTCGCCGACGGGCAATTGTCGCTCGACGGCCCCGCGCCGGTCGCGGCCTGGCAGCGCAGCGGCGACCCGCGCGGCGCGATCGGCCTCAAGCATCTGCTCCACATGTCCTCGGGACTTGAGCATGTCGAAAATGGCGACCCGGTGTGGCAGGGCGATACGGTGACGATGCTGTTCGGCACCGGCGCGCCCGACATGGCGGCGTTTGCCGAGGCCAAACCCGCGGCGGCGCAGCCCGACGAGGTCTTCAACTACAGTTCGGCCACCAGCGTCATCCTCGCCGACATATTGGCCGACACGCTGACCCCGTCGAAAAGCCCCGATGCGCGGCGCGAGGCGATGCGCGACTTCATCGGCGGGCGGCTCGCCGAACCGCTCGGCATGACCAGCCTGACTCCTGAGTTCGACGCGGCGGGGACGATGATCGGCGGGTCGATCATGCACGCGACCGCGCGCGACTATGCGAAATTCGGTGAGTTTCTGCGCAACCATGGCGTCGTGAACGGCCAGCGACTGCTTCCCGAAAGCTGGATGAGTTTCATGCTCGCGCCGTCGCCGAGGGACCCCGGCTATGGCGGCCATATCTGGCTCAACCGCCCGCGCCCACGCGGCGCAGATGTCGCCCTATGGCCCGACCGCGGCCCGAACGACCTGTTCGCCTGCATCGGGCATCAGGGGCAATATATCATCGTCTCGCCGTCGCAGCGGGTAACGATCGTGCGGCTTGGCATTACCAAGGACGACCAGTTCCCCGAACTGCGCCGGCACCTCGCCGACCTGACCGAAGCGTTATAG
- a CDS encoding helix-turn-helix domain-containing protein, producing MQGGLTAARIEERLGGPASWAIERDAHALMLHEAGSYHRLQTWLDGRRTSLGDPLPGEMWLAPAGRHYRGVAEGGSVRYVAVEIPAGALTITPGGRALAGHDDRALAALVRGLAAGEASAAAPLLTLLAATLDGAAVRPAPPAVARRIDALLALIEARIEMSLTVEDMAAEAGMSVNSLIVHFARATGRTPAQYLLRQRLRRACWYLMNRPLSVAEIAFATGFSSHAHLCAAFRAKLGASPGEWRRRNASAAITGGE from the coding sequence ATGCAGGGGGGACTCACCGCGGCGAGGATCGAGGAACGGCTGGGTGGTCCGGCCAGCTGGGCGATCGAGCGCGATGCCCATGCGCTGATGCTCCACGAAGCGGGAAGCTATCACCGGCTGCAGACATGGCTCGACGGACGCCGCACCTCGCTCGGCGACCCGTTGCCCGGCGAGATGTGGCTGGCGCCGGCCGGGCGTCACTATCGCGGCGTCGCGGAGGGGGGATCGGTCCGCTATGTCGCGGTCGAGATTCCGGCCGGTGCGCTGACGATCACACCCGGCGGGCGGGCGCTTGCCGGTCATGACGACCGCGCGCTGGCGGCGCTGGTGCGCGGGCTCGCGGCGGGCGAGGCCTCGGCGGCGGCGCCGTTGCTGACGCTGCTGGCGGCCACGCTCGACGGTGCGGCGGTGCGTCCCGCGCCGCCGGCGGTCGCGCGGCGGATCGACGCGCTGCTGGCGCTGATCGAAGCGCGGATCGAGATGTCGCTGACCGTCGAGGATATGGCGGCCGAAGCAGGGATGTCGGTCAACAGCCTGATCGTCCATTTTGCGCGCGCGACGGGACGCACCCCGGCCCAATATCTGCTGCGTCAGCGGTTGCGGCGCGCCTGCTGGTATCTGATGAACCGGCCGCTGTCGGTCGCCGAAATCGCCTTTGCCACGGGCTTTTCGAGCCACGCGCATCTGTGCGCGGCCTTTCGTGCGAAGCTCGGGGCGTCGCCGGGCGAATGGCGGCGGCGGAACGCCAGTGCCGCCATCACAGGGGGAGAATGA
- a CDS encoding SDR family oxidoreductase — MSIHDINGKTVLIAGGAKNLGGLIARDFAANGAAAIAVHYNSDAARAEADEAIAAIEAAGAKGFAFQADLTTAGAVEKLFADARDAMGSIDIAINTVGKVLKKPMVEISEAEFDEMSAVNSKSAFFFLKEAGRNVSDNGKVCTLVTSLLGAYTPFYASYAGTKAPVEHYTRAASKEFGERGISVTAIGPGPMDTPFFYPAEGPEAVAYHKTAAALSPFSPTGLTHIEDIVPWIRFLVTDGWWMTGQTILVNGGYTTK, encoded by the coding sequence ATGAGCATTCACGACATCAACGGAAAAACCGTCCTCATCGCCGGCGGCGCCAAGAATCTCGGCGGCCTCATCGCCCGCGACTTCGCCGCGAACGGCGCCGCCGCCATCGCGGTCCATTACAACAGCGATGCGGCGCGCGCCGAGGCCGATGAGGCCATCGCCGCGATCGAGGCGGCGGGCGCGAAGGGCTTCGCCTTTCAGGCCGACCTGACCACCGCCGGCGCGGTCGAGAAGCTGTTCGCCGACGCCAGAGACGCGATGGGCAGCATCGACATCGCGATCAACACGGTCGGCAAGGTACTGAAGAAACCGATGGTCGAAATCAGCGAGGCCGAGTTCGACGAAATGAGCGCGGTGAACAGCAAATCGGCCTTCTTCTTCCTGAAGGAAGCGGGCCGGAACGTCAGCGACAACGGCAAGGTCTGCACCCTCGTCACCTCGCTGCTCGGCGCCTACACGCCTTTTTATGCGAGCTATGCCGGCACCAAGGCGCCGGTGGAACATTATACCCGCGCCGCGTCGAAGGAATTCGGCGAGCGCGGGATTTCGGTGACCGCGATCGGTCCGGGACCGATGGACACGCCCTTCTTCTACCCGGCCGAGGGGCCCGAGGCGGTCGCCTATCACAAGACGGCGGCGGCGCTGTCGCCCTTCAGCCCGACGGGGCTGACGCATATCGAGGATATCGTGCCGTGGATCCGTTTCCTCGTCACCGACGGCTGGTGGATGACCGGCCAGACGATCCTCGTCAACGGGGGCTATACGACCAAATAG
- a CDS encoding alpha/beta fold hydrolase yields MAGDFEQQRVKLSTGVELDVVDIGPRDAPALIFLHGFPESHRTWRHQLPHFADRFRCIAPDQRGYCGSSKPQDAADYTPDKLIADIFALADALGVETFTIVGHDWGGAISWGVALAGQPGGLYPAWAGRVTRAVIANAPHPGIFGRLLHVDPAQRAASQYIRLFRDPASDALVREQGLAGLLAKAFEGRLAGTVAPPEEIARSLADWEDPDAAFGMLNWYRASPLDVPAMDAPFVEPPAMPFPKLEIPTLVIWALDDVALPPSNLDGMDELVPNATIVKVPGCGHFVTWEAPGAVNAAMDAFLA; encoded by the coding sequence ATGGCCGGCGATTTCGAGCAGCAGCGGGTGAAGCTTTCGACCGGGGTCGAACTCGACGTCGTCGACATCGGCCCGCGCGATGCACCGGCGCTCATCTTCCTCCACGGCTTTCCCGAATCGCATCGCACCTGGCGGCATCAGCTACCGCATTTCGCCGACCGCTTTCGCTGTATCGCGCCCGACCAGCGCGGTTATTGCGGGTCGTCGAAGCCGCAGGATGCTGCCGACTACACCCCCGACAAATTGATCGCCGACATCTTCGCGCTCGCTGACGCGCTCGGCGTCGAGACTTTCACCATCGTCGGGCACGACTGGGGTGGGGCGATCAGCTGGGGCGTGGCGCTCGCCGGCCAGCCGGGCGGGCTGTATCCGGCGTGGGCCGGGCGCGTCACGCGCGCGGTGATCGCCAACGCGCCGCACCCCGGCATCTTCGGCCGGCTTCTGCATGTCGATCCCGCGCAGCGCGCCGCGAGCCAATATATCCGCCTGTTCCGAGACCCCGCGAGCGACGCGCTGGTCCGCGAACAGGGGCTCGCAGGGCTGCTCGCCAAGGCGTTCGAGGGTCGCCTCGCGGGCACGGTCGCCCCGCCCGAGGAAATCGCGCGGTCGCTCGCCGACTGGGAGGACCCCGACGCCGCTTTCGGCATGCTCAACTGGTACCGCGCCTCGCCGCTCGACGTGCCCGCGATGGATGCGCCTTTCGTCGAGCCGCCCGCCATGCCCTTTCCGAAGCTCGAAATCCCGACGCTCGTCATCTGGGCGCTCGACGACGTCGCGCTGCCGCCGAGCAATCTCGATGGCATGGACGAACTGGTGCCGAACGCGACGATCGTGAAGGTGCCGGGCTGCGGCCATTTCGTGACGTGGGAAGCGCCGGGTGCGGTCAATGCCGCCATGGACGCCTTCCTCGCCTGA
- a CDS encoding pirin family protein: MEIITPSSHDLGAFEVRRTLPNKTRTMVGPFIFVDQFGPAHFDIGKGMDVRPHPHINLATVTYLFEGAIEHRDSLGTLATVRPGACNLMTAVSGIVHSERTPAAERASGSGISGMQTWLALPDGKEEIDPAFEHVAKDDLPLVEDSGVSARIVMGSLWGKTSPITQHAATIYADILMLAGATMPIEADADERAVLVALGDASLDGEKLDRYSLYILKPGQAMTLRADSDARVMLLGGEAFSTPRHVWWNFVSSSRERINQAKHDWKDRKFPLVPGDSEEFIPIPEVPNTVSYP; the protein is encoded by the coding sequence ATGGAGATCATCACCCCCTCGAGCCACGACCTCGGCGCCTTCGAGGTACGGCGGACCTTGCCGAACAAGACGCGGACGATGGTCGGTCCCTTCATCTTCGTCGACCAGTTCGGTCCGGCGCATTTCGACATCGGCAAGGGCATGGACGTGCGCCCGCATCCGCATATCAACCTCGCCACCGTCACCTATTTGTTCGAGGGCGCGATCGAGCATCGCGACAGCCTCGGCACGCTCGCGACCGTTCGCCCCGGCGCCTGCAACCTGATGACCGCGGTTAGCGGCATCGTCCATTCGGAGCGGACCCCCGCGGCCGAGCGCGCAAGCGGATCGGGCATTTCGGGGATGCAGACCTGGCTCGCGCTGCCCGACGGCAAGGAAGAGATCGACCCGGCGTTCGAACATGTCGCAAAGGACGATTTGCCGCTGGTCGAGGACAGCGGGGTGTCGGCGCGGATCGTCATGGGCAGCCTGTGGGGCAAGACCTCGCCGATCACCCAGCATGCCGCGACGATCTACGCCGATATATTGATGCTCGCGGGTGCAACGATGCCGATCGAGGCCGATGCCGACGAGCGTGCGGTGCTGGTGGCGCTTGGTGACGCGAGCCTCGATGGCGAAAAGCTCGACCGCTACAGCCTCTATATCCTCAAACCCGGACAGGCGATGACGCTGCGCGCCGACAGCGATGCGCGGGTGATGCTGCTCGGCGGCGAAGCCTTTTCGACGCCGCGCCATGTGTGGTGGAATTTCGTCAGTTCGAGCCGCGAGAGGATCAACCAGGCGAAGCACGACTGGAAGGATCGCAAATTCCCGCTCGTTCCCGGCGACAGCGAGGAGTTCATCCCGATCCCCGAGGTGCCGAACACGGTCAGCTATCCCTAA